One window of Catonella massiliensis genomic DNA carries:
- a CDS encoding replication initiator protein A, with translation MDFDYFYNREAERFNFLKVPEILVDGEEFKGLSAEAIILYSMLLKRTGMSFKNNWIDKEGRVFIYFTVEEIMKRRNISKPTAIKTLDELDSKKGIGLIERVRLGLGKPNIIYVKDFMSIIAVKENDLLKSKNLTSEVKDFNLRSKENELQEVQNVDSNYIENNKSKYSKREYSFGENGLGTFQNVFLKDGDIGELQIKMAGELDNYIERLSTYLQSTGKTYKDHKATILSWFYKDQGSKKISNIPTWEEYNKGEHL, from the coding sequence ATGGACTTTGACTATTTCTATAACAGAGAAGCAGAAAGATTTAACTTTCTAAAAGTACCTGAAATATTGGTAGACGGAGAAGAATTTAAGGGATTGTCTGCTGAAGCAATTATCCTTTATTCCATGCTTTTGAAACGAACAGGAATGTCATTTAAGAATAACTGGATAGACAAGGAAGGCAGAGTATTTATCTATTTCACAGTCGAGGAAATTATGAAAAGAAGAAATATCTCAAAGCCTACTGCCATAAAAACATTAGATGAGTTAGACAGCAAAAAAGGGATAGGGCTGATTGAAAGAGTAAGACTTGGACTTGGTAAGCCGAACATCATTTATGTCAAAGACTTTATGAGCATAATAGCGGTAAAAGAAAATGACCTCTTGAAGTCAAAAAACTTAACTTCAGAAGTAAAAGATTTTAACCTCAGAAGTAAAGAAAATGAACTTCAGGAAGTTCAAAATGTTGACTCTAACTATATAGAGAATAATAAGAGTAAGTATAGTAAGAGAGAATATAGTTTTGGGGAAAACGGACTTGGAACATTTCAAAATGTCTTTTTAAAGGATGGAGATATAGGAGAATTACAAATAAAAATGGCAGGAGAGCTTGATAACTACATTGAGAGGTTATCAACCTATCTTCAAAGTACCGGAAAGACATATAAAGACCATAAAGCAACAATTCTTTCTTGGTTTTATAAAGATCAGGGAAGTAAGAAAATATCCAATATCCCTACATGGGAGGAATATAACAAAGGAGAGCATCTATGA
- the mobQ gene encoding MobQ family relaxase has protein sequence MAIYHLCIKIISRGKGKSAVAASAYRSGEKIKNEYDGIVHDFTRKGGIAHAEILLPQNAPQDFSDRGALWNSVEKIEKSKNSQLAREIEIALPKELDREKQINLVREYVKENFVKVGMCADIALHNKGDGNPHAHILLTMRPLNEDKTWGAKSKKEYILDENGEKVKLKNGNYKTKKINTTDWNEQDKAEEWRKAWADITNKYLEENNIQEKVDHRSYQRQGIEQIPTIHLGVSATQMEKKGIATDRGNINREIRKQNRLLQEIKLRIKALLNWIRGIGKEEKAETDNLKSTLPYKENLLSVFENLIHKNADNHHTDLEQYIESYQFLKEKNIISLSELKENIVTLRDKNYKTTRTIKDTEKKIDDRVQLIDHAEKYLKHKDTYKAYTKLKKNKQDTFYNEHTAEIILFESAKKYLKEHLGESKTINISKWKSEIGTLRKEKDTLYSQITDIRKEVEQAESVRSCIDKLLQEKRGLTKVKKQELGL, from the coding sequence ATGGCGATATACCATCTTTGTATAAAGATTATTTCAAGAGGCAAAGGAAAAAGTGCAGTAGCAGCTTCCGCCTATCGAAGTGGTGAAAAGATAAAAAACGAATACGACGGCATAGTCCACGACTTTACAAGAAAAGGCGGAATAGCACATGCAGAAATTCTATTACCACAAAATGCACCACAGGATTTTTCAGACAGAGGAGCATTATGGAACAGTGTCGAGAAAATAGAAAAAAGTAAAAACTCACAGCTTGCAAGAGAAATAGAAATTGCCTTGCCTAAAGAATTAGACAGAGAAAAACAAATAAATCTTGTAAGAGAGTATGTAAAAGAAAATTTTGTAAAAGTCGGTATGTGTGCCGATATTGCTTTGCACAATAAAGGAGATGGAAACCCACACGCACATATCCTACTTACCATGCGACCGTTAAATGAAGATAAAACATGGGGAGCAAAATCAAAAAAAGAATATATCCTTGATGAAAATGGAGAAAAAGTAAAACTCAAAAACGGCAATTACAAAACCAAAAAAATCAATACAACAGATTGGAACGAACAAGACAAAGCAGAAGAGTGGCGAAAAGCATGGGCAGATATTACAAACAAATATCTTGAAGAAAATAACATACAGGAAAAAGTAGACCATCGTTCCTATCAAAGACAGGGAATAGAACAAATACCTACCATTCATTTAGGCGTATCAGCCACCCAAATGGAGAAGAAAGGCATAGCCACCGACAGAGGAAATATCAATCGAGAAATCAGAAAACAAAATAGACTATTACAGGAAATCAAGTTAAGAATAAAAGCCTTGTTAAATTGGATAAGGGGAATAGGAAAAGAAGAAAAAGCAGAAACTGATAATCTCAAATCCACCCTACCATACAAAGAAAATTTGCTATCCGTTTTTGAAAATCTTATCCATAAAAATGCAGATAACCATCATACAGATTTAGAACAATACATCGAAAGCTATCAATTCTTAAAAGAAAAAAACATCATTTCCTTATCTGAACTGAAAGAAAACATAGTTACTTTAAGAGATAAGAACTACAAGACTACAAGAACTATTAAAGATACCGAAAAGAAAATAGATGATAGAGTACAACTTATCGACCACGCCGAGAAATATTTGAAGCATAAAGATACCTATAAAGCCTATACCAAGCTAAAGAAAAACAAACAAGATACTTTCTACAATGAACATACCGCAGAGATTATTTTATTTGAAAGTGCCAAAAAATATCTGAAAGAGCATTTAGGAGAAAGCAAAACCATAAATATATCCAAATGGAAATCAGAAATAGGCACTTTGAGGAAAGAAAAAGATACTCTATATTCTCAAATCACAGATATACGAAAAGAAGTGGAACAGGCTGAAAGTGTTAGAAGCTGTATAGATAAATTACTGCAAGAAAAGAGAGGATTAACAAAGGTAAAGAAGCAAGAGTTAGGGCTGTAA
- a CDS encoding ATP-binding protein, which yields MNKELEKVMIEDVEYSFDPEKEYIKDGHAYCKVCHERKDGKGLEFFGKQMIFKTACKCDRDREAKEKERQKQLEIERLKSSCFTSIIQWAYTFENYQGKENQSLIIAKNFVKDYELMKKENIGLLFYGTVGSGKTYLACSIANALIEQYQISVKIRNFSQIINELQKGGFDLDKNAYIESLVNTSVLILDDLGIERDTSYAKEQVYNIVNNRYLKQKPTIFTTNLSYDTIQNCKDSVEYQRIYSRIIEMCIPVMVVGEDFRKVIQKDKLNRNKDRLLNGGERS from the coding sequence ATGAATAAGGAATTAGAAAAAGTGATGATAGAAGATGTTGAATATAGTTTTGATCCTGAAAAAGAATACATCAAAGACGGACACGCCTACTGTAAAGTGTGCCATGAAAGAAAAGACGGGAAAGGATTAGAGTTTTTCGGAAAGCAGATGATATTTAAGACTGCTTGTAAATGCGATAGAGATAGAGAAGCAAAAGAAAAAGAAAGACAGAAGCAACTTGAAATCGAGAGATTAAAAAGTAGCTGCTTCACATCCATTATTCAGTGGGCATATACCTTTGAAAACTATCAGGGGAAAGAAAATCAGAGCCTTATCATCGCAAAGAATTTTGTAAAAGATTATGAATTGATGAAAAAGGAAAATATCGGACTTCTGTTCTATGGAACAGTTGGAAGCGGAAAGACCTATCTTGCCTGCTCCATTGCCAATGCACTGATTGAACAGTATCAGATAAGCGTTAAGATTAGAAACTTTTCACAGATAATCAACGAACTGCAAAAAGGAGGATTTGACCTTGATAAAAACGCATATATTGAATCCCTTGTAAATACTTCCGTTCTTATCTTGGATGACTTAGGAATAGAAAGAGATACAAGCTATGCCAAAGAGCAAGTATATAACATCGTGAATAACAGGTACTTAAAACAGAAACCGACTATCTTCACTACTAACCTTTCCTACGACACAATCCAAAATTGTAAGGATAGCGTAGAGTATCAAAGAATCTACTCAAGAATCATAGAGATGTGTATTCCTGTTATGGTTGTAGGAGAAGATTTTAGAAAGGTTATTCAAAAGGACAAACTGAATCGGAATAAGGACAGACTGCTGAATGGAGGTGAGAGAAGTTGA
- a CDS encoding transposon-encoded TnpW family protein, whose product MTEKQEVQNDEIQTVKEQTISQKPNNIMIKKIRGKTFVTEIYFDSNSKDTFQDKLLKVVRSERKGQGK is encoded by the coding sequence ATGACAGAAAAACAAGAAGTACAGAACGATGAAATACAGACAGTAAAAGAACAGACCATATCCCAAAAACCTAACAATATCATGATAAAAAAGATTAGAGGAAAAACTTTTGTAACAGAGATATATTTTGACTCAAACAGTAAGGATACATTTCAAGATAAGCTGTTAAAGGTAGTGAGATCGGAACGGAAAGGACAGGGAAAATGA
- a CDS encoding MptD family putative ECF transporter S component, giving the protein MSKRLEVKDLINIGLFSVLGFIFMMIGSFLAMVPVLMPVVPFAQGVLVGPVNMLYSTKIKKRGMIFIQSLLIALIYVAMGHGPWALLTAVIAGIIAEIILKSGEYTNVKKARLAFSIAPLCTLGNWLPIFISRNEYIKQMLEQGYDQEFIDKMLSVMPNWIIVVMAIVGIIGAYIGCSIGMAFLKKHFKKTGMEK; this is encoded by the coding sequence ATGAGCAAACGATTAGAGGTAAAGGATTTAATCAATATAGGATTATTTTCCGTATTAGGATTCATATTTATGATGATTGGATCATTTTTAGCAATGGTTCCGGTTTTAATGCCGGTTGTCCCATTTGCACAGGGAGTTTTGGTAGGACCTGTAAATATGCTATATTCTACCAAGATTAAAAAAAGAGGAATGATTTTTATTCAATCATTATTGATTGCATTGATATATGTTGCTATGGGACATGGACCTTGGGCATTATTAACGGCTGTTATCGCCGGTATTATTGCTGAAATAATTTTGAAATCAGGAGAATATACCAATGTAAAGAAAGCAAGATTGGCATTTTCAATTGCTCCTCTTTGCACGTTAGGAAATTGGCTTCCAATTTTTATATCGAGAAATGAATATATTAAGCAAATGTTAGAACAAGGATACGATCAAGAGTTCATTGATAAGATGCTTAGTGTTATGCCAAATTGGATTATTGTTGTAATGGCAATAGTAGGAATTATCGGTGCATATATAGGTTGCAGCATTGGAATGGCATTTCTAAAAAAACACTTCAAAAAAACCGGTATGGAAAAATAA
- a CDS encoding flavodoxin family protein codes for MKIIIIHGQSHKGSTYNVSRILADKLGGEVSEFFLPKDFNCFCIGCGNCFTKGEVMCPHFEQLQPLTNAIDESDIIILASPVYVYHVTGSMKAFLDHYGYRWMVHRPSESMFSKQAVCVSTAAGAGTKKANKDMADSTFFWGCAKTYKLGIAVWETDWKRVDEKIKSKVDRQTTTLSNKIKNNYTKVRPSIKTRILFNIMRIIQKKGLNERDKTYWQEKGWLGKNRPWK; via the coding sequence ATGAAAATTATTATTATACATGGTCAAAGTCATAAAGGTTCAACATATAATGTTTCAAGAATACTTGCAGATAAATTGGGAGGAGAAGTATCGGAATTTTTTTTACCGAAGGATTTCAATTGTTTTTGTATTGGGTGTGGGAATTGCTTTACCAAAGGAGAGGTCATGTGTCCACATTTCGAACAGTTGCAACCTTTAACAAATGCCATAGACGAGTCGGATATAATTATTCTTGCAAGCCCTGTATATGTATATCATGTTACAGGTTCAATGAAAGCATTTCTTGACCATTATGGTTATAGATGGATGGTTCACCGACCAAGTGAAAGTATGTTTTCAAAACAAGCTGTCTGTGTTTCAACAGCTGCTGGGGCAGGAACGAAAAAAGCTAATAAAGATATGGCAGATAGCACATTCTTTTGGGGATGTGCTAAAACTTATAAATTAGGTATTGCAGTTTGGGAAACAGATTGGAAGAGAGTTGACGAGAAGATAAAATCAAAAGTTGACCGCCAAACAACAACTCTTTCGAATAAAATAAAAAATAACTATACAAAGGTAAGACCTTCAATAAAAACAAGGATTTTATTCAATATTATGAGAATTATTCAAAAAAAGGGATTGAATGAGAGAGATAAGACATATTGGCAAGAGAAAGGATGGCTTGGTAAAAATCGTCCATGGAAATGA
- a CDS encoding DUF4368 domain-containing protein, translating to MRNYEKITALYERLSRDDELQGESNSIVNQKKILKEYAKKNHLENIIHFTDDGISGTQFDRPGFMAMMNGVNQGNIGCIIVKDMSRLGRDYLKVGQCMEILRQKGVRLIAINDNVDSFYKDDDFTPFRNIMNEWYARDTSRKIKSTFKAKGESGKHTGSSPPYGYIKDKDDKNQWIIDEKAAEVVRRIFHLTMDGKGPYAIARILEADKIDIPAYHQQKLGYGLHQSKVFEYPYRWCSSTIASILKKQEYLGHTVNFKTRKHFKDKKSKYVSEDNWLIFENTHEPIIDQETFDNVQRIRGNVKRYPDGWGEYHPLTGLMYCADCGSKMYVHRTSNYKNIPYYTCSAYTKVPCGTLCPSAHRIKAEAVLNLIQSTLQDIKKSLDEDNEAFLHSIQNEMEESEKMEMEKKRTRLIDSKNRLQELERLMCRIYEDMILEKIPNNRYEILNNQYETEQRELSKEIDELEKAIKRYEKETDRAKKFIRLIERYDNFDELTPTIINEFVEKILVHERDRKGSQTANQKVEIYFNFIGNYEPPKEELSEEEMQKLREEEEKERERKDKLHQNYLKRKANGKQKEYEDRYKARREEKKQEKLKSLKRTGIPVSEYIKNIKKTKMIYNS from the coding sequence GTGAGAAATTATGAGAAAATAACCGCTTTGTATGAGAGGTTAAGCCGAGATGATGAACTACAAGGCGAGAGCAATTCGATCGTCAATCAAAAGAAAATTTTGAAAGAATACGCAAAGAAAAATCATTTGGAGAACATCATTCATTTTACCGATGACGGAATCAGCGGAACACAGTTTGATCGTCCGGGCTTTATGGCAATGATGAACGGAGTTAATCAAGGAAATATCGGTTGTATCATCGTAAAGGATATGTCAAGACTTGGCAGAGATTACCTCAAAGTCGGTCAATGTATGGAGATATTAAGACAAAAGGGAGTAAGACTCATTGCCATAAACGACAATGTAGACAGCTTTTACAAAGACGATGATTTTACTCCTTTTCGAAACATTATGAATGAGTGGTATGCAAGAGATACCTCAAGGAAAATCAAGTCCACATTCAAAGCCAAAGGCGAAAGCGGAAAGCATACAGGAAGCAGTCCACCCTATGGATATATCAAAGACAAGGACGATAAAAATCAGTGGATTATCGACGAGAAAGCAGCAGAAGTTGTCCGAAGAATATTCCATCTGACGATGGACGGAAAAGGACCCTATGCCATCGCAAGAATATTAGAAGCCGACAAGATAGATATACCCGCCTATCATCAGCAGAAATTGGGATATGGACTACATCAAAGCAAAGTGTTTGAATATCCGTATCGTTGGTGCAGCTCCACGATTGCAAGTATCTTAAAGAAACAGGAATACTTAGGGCATACAGTCAATTTCAAAACAAGAAAACATTTCAAAGACAAGAAAAGTAAATACGTATCTGAAGATAACTGGTTGATATTTGAAAATACCCACGAGCCAATTATAGACCAAGAAACATTTGACAATGTTCAAAGGATAAGAGGAAATGTAAAAAGGTATCCTGATGGTTGGGGAGAATACCATCCCCTTACAGGACTGATGTATTGTGCCGATTGTGGAAGTAAAATGTATGTGCATAGAACAAGTAACTACAAGAATATCCCTTATTATACTTGCAGTGCCTACACAAAAGTACCTTGTGGAACACTTTGTCCATCCGCTCACAGGATAAAAGCAGAAGCAGTCTTAAATCTCATTCAAAGCACCTTACAAGACATTAAGAAAAGCCTTGATGAAGATAACGAAGCCTTTCTCCATTCCATTCAAAATGAAATGGAAGAAAGCGAAAAAATGGAAATGGAAAAGAAAAGGACAAGGCTCATAGATAGTAAAAACAGACTTCAGGAATTGGAACGCTTAATGTGTCGAATATACGAAGATATGATATTGGAGAAGATACCGAATAACCGATATGAAATCTTAAATAATCAGTATGAAACCGAGCAAAGGGAACTTAGTAAAGAAATCGATGAGTTGGAAAAAGCCATCAAGCGATACGAAAAAGAAACCGACAGAGCCAAAAAGTTTATCCGGTTGATTGAACGCTATGATAACTTTGACGAACTGACACCGACCATCATTAACGAGTTTGTAGAAAAAATCTTAGTCCACGAACGAGATCGAAAAGGCAGTCAAACCGCCAATCAGAAAGTCGAAATCTACTTCAACTTTATCGGCAACTATGAACCGCCGAAAGAAGAATTATCCGAAGAAGAAATGCAGAAATTAAGGGAGGAGGAAGAAAAAGAACGGGAAAGAAAAGACAAACTTCATCAAAACTACTTGAAACGTAAAGCAAACGGCAAGCAAAAAGAATATGAGGATAGATATAAGGCAAGGCGAGAGGAGAAAAAACAGGAAAAGCTAAAGAGTTTGAAAAGAACAGGGATACCGGTAAGTGAATATATTAAAAACATTAAAAAAACAAAAATGATATACAATAGTTAG
- a CDS encoding CD1845 family protein, with translation MMRWIIKIILFPISLVLSILTAFLTFLLGIGTALLYLLMMFCIFGAIASFMQKEVAIGIEALVLGFLLSPYGIPMVGAAVIAFLQEINEAIKSI, from the coding sequence ATGATGAGATGGATAATAAAAATAATCTTGTTTCCAATTAGCTTGGTGTTGAGTATCCTTACAGCATTTCTGACATTCCTACTTGGTATCGGAACAGCCCTACTATACTTGCTGATGATGTTTTGCATATTTGGAGCAATTGCATCTTTTATGCAAAAAGAAGTTGCCATCGGAATAGAAGCATTGGTATTAGGATTTTTGTTAAGTCCTTATGGAATACCGATGGTCGGAGCAGCTGTTATAGCGTTCCTTCAGGAAATCAACGAAGCAATAAAATCAATCTAA
- a CDS encoding recombinase family protein — translation MIEYTNKITALYSRLSVGDEDRDGGESNSIVNQKAFLERYARDKKLINIRHYIDDDESGRFFDRSAYTQMISDVEQGKIGIVIMKDMTRWGRDYLQVGNAMEIFRRNNVRFIAINNGIDSQDQNTLEFAPFINIMSEWYARDISKKVKTGIKTKGASGKPVATEAPYGYIKDPNNKDFWIVDKEAAEVVKLIFTLFMEGKNRNQIAVYLKTNEILTPTFYMKQQDRGTAKSRKLNEENRYNWNKATLTHILKRQEYCGDVVNFKTEKHYRDKRNHYVDKEKWQIIENVHEPIIDRSTYENVQRILKNAPVKRPNGDGEIHALSGLMYCKDCGTKMHIRTIHKNGKVQHVTYCSEYAKGKAKHPKCNSPHRIDVDDVMENLTEVLRKIAQYSLANKEEFEALVKSSLAKEQTEEIKKQQKRIPQITDRMEQIERVMNKLYEDNALGNIEVKRYELLSRKYAEEYYTLKAEQEEIEERLSEFENANQRAKNFIKLAESYSDFEELTPTAINEFISKIVVHERDVKRAKYAVQRIEVYFNYIGKFENELTKEIEPTEQEMIQMREEIEEAKKEKSRAYHRAYSKEYRAKNLEKFREYERIKAREYRARKKLQATT, via the coding sequence ATGATAGAATACACAAACAAAATCACAGCACTATACTCCCGCCTTTCAGTTGGTGATGAAGATAGAGATGGTGGCGAGAGTAATAGTATTGTCAATCAAAAAGCATTTTTAGAAAGGTATGCAAGAGATAAAAAGCTGATAAACATTCGCCATTATATCGACGATGATGAAAGCGGTAGGTTCTTTGACCGTTCAGCTTATACACAGATGATAAGCGATGTAGAGCAAGGCAAAATCGGAATTGTCATTATGAAAGATATGACAAGGTGGGGACGAGATTATCTCCAAGTGGGAAACGCTATGGAGATATTTAGAAGAAACAATGTACGCTTTATTGCCATCAACAACGGTATAGACAGCCAAGACCAAAACACATTGGAATTTGCCCCATTTATCAATATCATGTCAGAGTGGTACGCAAGGGACATCAGCAAGAAAGTTAAAACGGGAATTAAGACCAAAGGAGCAAGTGGGAAGCCCGTCGCAACAGAAGCCCCCTACGGCTATATAAAAGACCCTAACAACAAAGATTTTTGGATAGTCGATAAAGAAGCTGCCGAAGTCGTAAAACTCATTTTTACGCTCTTTATGGAGGGGAAAAACCGCAATCAGATAGCCGTTTATCTTAAAACAAATGAGATACTAACCCCAACCTTTTATATGAAACAGCAAGACAGAGGAACGGCGAAAAGCAGAAAGCTGAATGAAGAAAACCGCTATAACTGGAATAAAGCAACCCTAACACACATACTGAAAAGGCAGGAGTATTGTGGCGATGTAGTCAACTTCAAGACCGAAAAACATTACAGAGATAAAAGAAACCATTATGTAGATAAAGAGAAGTGGCAGATAATAGAAAATGTGCATGAGCCAATCATAGACCGAAGTACCTATGAAAATGTACAAAGGATATTAAAAAACGCACCTGTAAAAAGACCAAACGGAGATGGAGAAATTCACGCACTTTCCGGACTGATGTATTGCAAAGATTGCGGTACAAAAATGCACATTCGTACCATACACAAAAACGGAAAAGTACAGCATGTAACCTATTGCAGTGAATACGCCAAAGGAAAAGCCAAACACCCTAAATGTAATTCTCCTCACCGTATTGATGTCGATGATGTGATGGAAAATCTAACAGAGGTTTTGCGAAAGATAGCACAGTATTCATTGGCAAATAAAGAAGAATTTGAAGCGCTGGTAAAAAGTAGTCTTGCTAAAGAGCAGACAGAAGAAATCAAGAAACAGCAAAAGCGTATCCCTCAAATCACAGACAGAATGGAACAGATAGAAAGAGTTATGAATAAGCTGTATGAGGACAATGCACTGGGAAATATCGAGGTAAAACGCTATGAATTACTATCAAGGAAGTATGCAGAAGAATATTACACTTTGAAAGCGGAACAGGAAGAAATAGAGGAACGCTTATCTGAATTTGAAAACGCTAATCAAAGAGCAAAGAACTTTATCAAGCTTGCAGAAAGCTACTCAGATTTTGAAGAACTTACCCCTACCGCCATCAATGAATTTATCAGTAAAATTGTAGTGCATGAGCGAGATGTCAAAAGAGCAAAATATGCCGTTCAGAGAATAGAAGTGTATTTCAACTATATCGGAAAATTTGAAAATGAACTCACAAAAGAAATAGAGCCGACAGAACAGGAAATGATACAGATGAGAGAAGAAATCGAAGAAGCCAAGAAAGAAAAATCAAGAGCATATCACAGGGCATATTCCAAAGAATACCGAGCTAAAAATCTTGAAAAGTTTAGAGAGTACGAACGGATAAAAGCACGAGAATATAGAGCAAGAAAGAAGCTACAAGCAACAACCTAA
- a CDS encoding DUF3847 domain-containing protein: MKNIDEKILMAEEEIKQLQNKRKKLISQQKQEERKKRDRRLYEKGAVFESIFTESKSFTKDEFYQLITFPNIKEEVNQKILKIIEKREQNESKITETQEEVTETEE, encoded by the coding sequence ATGAAAAATATAGATGAAAAAATCTTAATGGCAGAAGAAGAAATTAAGCAGTTACAAAACAAAAGAAAAAAGCTCATCAGTCAACAGAAACAGGAAGAGAGAAAGAAAAGAGATAGGCGGCTTTATGAAAAAGGAGCAGTCTTTGAAAGTATCTTTACCGAAAGTAAGAGTTTTACCAAAGACGAATTTTATCAGCTAATCACATTCCCAAACATCAAAGAAGAAGTCAATCAAAAAATCTTAAAAATCATAGAAAAAAGAGAACAAAACGAAAGCAAAATTACAGAAACACAAGAGGAAGTAACGGAAACAGAGGAATAG
- a CDS encoding PcfB family protein has product MINEEIARKTLNMEVRAAKVTGKLILNLLKKLMKEAEKLGGLEKLVNTNGNEVKLKDMVKKGQLEEIPVEEAELKELKKELNRYGVKFSVMKDKESGKYSVFFQAKDMKVMDKAFKHALSESEKKTERKEFIHKNIEKFKEMAKNSVSKDKIKNKQKEQSL; this is encoded by the coding sequence TTGATCAATGAAGAAATAGCAAGAAAAACACTGAATATGGAAGTTAGAGCTGCTAAAGTAACAGGAAAGCTAATTCTGAACTTGTTAAAGAAATTGATGAAAGAAGCAGAAAAACTTGGAGGACTTGAAAAGCTGGTTAATACTAACGGAAATGAAGTAAAGCTAAAAGATATGGTTAAAAAGGGGCAGCTTGAAGAAATTCCAGTTGAAGAAGCAGAACTTAAGGAACTCAAAAAGGAACTTAATCGGTATGGGGTAAAGTTTTCAGTCATGAAAGATAAGGAAAGTGGGAAATACTCAGTATTCTTTCAAGCTAAAGATATGAAGGTTATGGACAAAGCATTTAAGCATGCCCTTTCAGAATCAGAAAAGAAAACGGAAAGGAAGGAGTTCATTCATAAGAATATTGAGAAGTTTAAGGAGATGGCTAAAAACTCTGTTTCTAAAGATAAAATCAAGAATAAACAAAAGGAGCAGAGCCTATGA
- a CDS encoding TetR/AcrR family transcriptional regulator codes for MKEEKQKVGQIKKKKIREAAKKCFLTKGFQSTTMEDVITEIGMSRGGVYHHYASTNEMLKDLMLDGNDYRNSLINEYLENNRGKDKYQKMGDILVDKSLADTDLMRLYTLLLQAKKYNEDLEKLYQELKLNTTNELSLIAKQLGIKADIFGDGFLVNYINGLILSSEILGARKSYSEHKRYIKETMINYIVDVEKKN; via the coding sequence TTGAAGGAAGAAAAACAAAAAGTAGGACAAATCAAAAAAAAGAAAATTAGAGAAGCTGCAAAAAAATGTTTTTTAACAAAAGGCTTTCAAAGCACAACGATGGAAGATGTCATTACAGAGATAGGTATGAGTAGAGGGGGTGTTTATCATCATTATGCAAGTACAAATGAAATGCTTAAAGACTTAATGCTTGATGGTAATGATTATAGAAACAGCTTGATAAATGAGTATTTGGAAAATAATCGAGGCAAAGATAAATATCAGAAAATGGGTGATATTTTGGTTGATAAGTCACTGGCTGATACAGATTTGATGAGATTATATACGCTCCTTTTACAGGCAAAAAAATATAATGAGGATTTGGAAAAGTTGTATCAAGAATTGAAACTTAATACGACTAATGAGCTGAGTTTAATCGCCAAGCAGCTTGGAATTAAAGCAGATATATTTGGTGACGGTTTTTTAGTGAATTATATCAATGGATTGATATTAAGTTCAGAAATTTTAGGTGCGAGAAAGTCTTATAGCGAGCATAAACGATATATAAAAGAAACAATGATAAATTATATTGTTGATGTAGAAAAGAAAAATTAA